Proteins encoded within one genomic window of Paenarthrobacter sp. JL.01a:
- a CDS encoding trehalase-like domain-containing protein, protein MPAPLNQTVADSALLMKSLPLGLLRTVLQSDAENGITPELFAELRILSRVPGLLVACNYGGTLCSAEGVSTETLPLDSAAVALRALAALPNTHAAIISGRSLRDLAAVSRLPAEVHLVGSHGVEFDMGYAYTLSLATEQLLQQVTTALTEAVGFEKGISVVRKPVGVGVHTRPATPEVVERATFAAQKIAIEFGLYFIVDGSVLDLTVEEPAKGQALEQLRARLGVSAALYAGDAESDEKALATLRGPDLGLHVGPGSTTAGHTIPDPEAFARVLALLFELRRAWLFGEDAVGLERHSMIGNGSSTALLTPDAKVCWMSHPLPDSGSLFAHILGGDPAGHFSVEPVKPSPVLAQRYVDNTMIVETRWADVTVTDYLEPAPEGITSLVRVLSGTGSARVVFAPRPDYANAPFSMEIRGEEVHILGTSDPIILAAPGVAFTITSDGRYATATAEVALGDGPVVLNMRCGDTEPPPADPGGEPLRRAAVGREMREWVKTLQLPTMKPSLVRRSALVLKSLVHEPTGAVLAAPTTSLPEGIGGTRNWDYRYCWLRDGSMTVNALVSLGSTNEAHGFLDWLGRILENAPGPEWLHPLYSVTGAPLSTEAIVESLPGYAGSRPVRIGNAADHQVQLDVFGPIAELIGDLAERQDFLPDEHWYLMEQMAHAVMARWHEPDHGIWEARRAPRHHVYTKTMCWVTLDRALKTAARHGRVAHADWAPEAEIIRAEVLRDGWDDSARSYTVAYDSPDLDAAVLHIGLSGLLDVQDQRFLDTVTAVERELRVGPTVFRYRYDDGLPGLEGGFHICTTWLIEAYLAVGRLDDALELFNQLVALFGPTGLLPEEYDPATETHLGNHPQAYSHLGFIRCAQLLDHYLASADVE, encoded by the coding sequence ATGCCTGCGCCTTTAAACCAGACAGTCGCCGATTCAGCACTGCTGATGAAGTCACTCCCTCTTGGCCTGCTGAGAACGGTTCTTCAGTCCGACGCGGAGAATGGGATCACGCCGGAGTTGTTTGCGGAGCTCCGGATCCTGTCCCGGGTCCCCGGCCTTCTGGTCGCCTGCAATTACGGCGGAACGCTCTGCTCGGCCGAAGGAGTCTCCACCGAAACCCTGCCTCTGGACAGCGCGGCCGTTGCCCTCCGTGCACTTGCGGCCCTCCCCAACACGCACGCCGCCATCATTTCCGGCAGGTCCTTGCGCGACTTGGCGGCGGTATCCCGTCTGCCGGCCGAGGTTCATTTGGTGGGCTCACATGGTGTCGAGTTCGACATGGGCTACGCCTATACGCTCTCCCTCGCCACGGAGCAGCTGCTGCAGCAGGTGACTACTGCCCTCACGGAAGCTGTGGGTTTCGAAAAGGGCATCAGCGTTGTGCGGAAACCGGTAGGGGTGGGTGTCCACACGCGTCCCGCGACGCCGGAAGTCGTGGAAAGAGCAACGTTCGCCGCGCAGAAAATCGCCATCGAGTTCGGCCTCTACTTCATCGTGGACGGGTCCGTTCTGGATCTTACGGTGGAGGAGCCCGCCAAGGGCCAGGCACTGGAACAGTTGCGCGCGCGGTTGGGCGTCAGCGCCGCCCTCTACGCGGGCGATGCCGAAAGCGATGAGAAGGCACTCGCCACCCTGCGCGGCCCCGACCTTGGACTGCACGTGGGGCCAGGGAGCACGACGGCGGGACACACCATTCCGGACCCGGAAGCCTTTGCGCGCGTGCTGGCTTTGTTGTTCGAACTCCGGCGCGCATGGCTGTTCGGCGAGGACGCCGTGGGCCTGGAACGGCACTCGATGATCGGCAATGGATCATCCACCGCACTCCTCACCCCGGATGCCAAGGTCTGCTGGATGAGCCACCCCTTGCCTGATTCGGGTTCATTGTTCGCCCATATCCTGGGCGGTGACCCCGCCGGGCACTTCAGCGTCGAACCGGTGAAGCCGTCCCCGGTGCTGGCGCAGCGTTACGTGGACAACACCATGATCGTGGAGACCCGTTGGGCTGACGTCACCGTGACCGATTACCTTGAACCCGCTCCCGAGGGCATCACCAGCCTGGTCCGCGTCTTGTCCGGAACCGGTTCGGCCCGCGTGGTTTTTGCGCCCCGGCCCGACTACGCCAACGCCCCGTTCAGCATGGAGATCCGCGGCGAAGAAGTGCACATCCTCGGCACCTCGGACCCCATCATCCTGGCGGCCCCCGGGGTAGCCTTCACGATCACCAGCGATGGCCGCTACGCAACGGCCACCGCGGAAGTCGCCCTCGGCGACGGGCCCGTGGTCCTGAACATGCGCTGCGGTGATACCGAGCCGCCGCCCGCGGACCCGGGCGGCGAACCCCTCCGACGTGCCGCCGTCGGGCGTGAAATGCGCGAGTGGGTCAAGACGCTGCAGCTGCCCACCATGAAACCGTCGCTGGTCCGCCGGTCTGCCCTGGTGCTGAAGTCGCTGGTTCACGAGCCGACCGGCGCTGTCCTGGCCGCCCCAACGACGTCGTTGCCGGAGGGAATTGGCGGGACGCGCAACTGGGATTACCGCTACTGCTGGCTGCGCGACGGATCCATGACGGTCAACGCGTTGGTGTCGCTGGGATCCACCAACGAGGCCCACGGTTTCCTCGATTGGCTGGGCCGGATCCTGGAAAATGCGCCCGGGCCTGAATGGTTGCACCCGCTGTATTCGGTCACCGGTGCGCCGCTGTCCACGGAAGCAATCGTGGAGAGCCTGCCCGGTTATGCCGGCTCCCGTCCGGTGCGTATTGGAAACGCCGCTGATCATCAGGTCCAGCTGGATGTGTTCGGGCCTATCGCCGAGCTGATCGGCGACCTTGCCGAACGGCAGGACTTCCTGCCGGACGAGCACTGGTACCTGATGGAGCAGATGGCGCATGCCGTCATGGCGCGTTGGCATGAGCCTGACCACGGCATCTGGGAGGCCCGGCGCGCGCCGCGGCACCACGTCTACACCAAGACGATGTGTTGGGTGACGCTGGACCGGGCCTTGAAAACCGCGGCGAGGCACGGACGCGTCGCCCACGCTGACTGGGCGCCTGAGGCAGAGATCATCCGCGCCGAGGTTCTTCGCGATGGCTGGGACGACTCGGCGCGGTCCTACACCGTGGCGTACGACAGCCCTGACCTCGACGCCGCCGTCCTGCACATCGGGTTGTCCGGGCTTCTGGACGTCCAGGACCAGAGGTTCCTGGATACGGTCACCGCTGTGGAGCGGGAGTTGCGCGTGGGGCCCACCGTTTTCCGGTACAGGTACGACGACGGCCTGCCGGGTTTGGAGGGCGGCTTCCACATATGCACTACCTGGCTGATCGAGGCGTACCTTGCTGTGGGGCGGTTGGACGATGCGCTTGAATTGTTCAACCAGCTGGTGGCCTTGTTCGGTCCAACCGGTTTGCTGCCCGAAGAGTACGATCCCGCCACGGAAACCCACCTGGGCAACCACCCGCAGGCGTACTCACACCTTGGCTTCATCCGCTGCGCCCAACTCCTGGACCACTACCTGGCCTCCGCCGACGTCGAATAA
- the panD gene encoding aspartate 1-decarboxylase, which translates to MIRTMFKSKIHRATVTHADLHYVGSVTVDLDLLDAADILPGELVSIVDVTNGARLETYTIAGERGSGVIGINGAAAHMVHVGDTVILITYAEMTTEEARAYEPKVVHVGKDNKIVQLGNDPAEAHTPGLMRPPHALSNAAHLS; encoded by the coding sequence ATGATCCGCACAATGTTCAAGTCCAAGATTCACCGCGCAACGGTGACCCACGCCGATCTTCACTACGTCGGCTCAGTCACTGTCGACCTGGACCTCCTGGATGCGGCCGACATCCTTCCCGGCGAGCTTGTCTCCATCGTGGATGTCACCAACGGTGCCCGGCTGGAGACGTACACCATCGCCGGCGAGCGCGGATCCGGCGTGATCGGAATCAACGGCGCGGCCGCCCACATGGTTCATGTCGGCGACACGGTCATTCTCATTACGTACGCGGAGATGACTACGGAAGAGGCCCGGGCCTACGAGCCCAAGGTGGTCCACGTTGGCAAGGACAACAAGATCGTGCAGCTCGGCAACGACCCCGCCGAAGCCCACACCCCCGGGCTCATGCGCCCGCCGCACGCGCTGAGCAATGCGGCGCACCTCAGCTAA
- a CDS encoding rhamnulokinase translates to MLGRVSPSTGVFLETIHRFPNGVIELDGGLHWDFDALFAEVLEGLAAASAVAAARGERIASIGIDTWAVDYGLVDSAGKLVSVPYSYRDERSHSALARVHSLIPPEKLYATTGLQFLQFNTIYQLAAEGSLEGLQALLIPDLIAFLLTGERRTEATNASTTGLLDAVTGEWATEFMAALALPRDVFPPLIQPGESVGALLSVIVERTGLPADTEVVAVGSHDTASAVAAVPASAQDFAYISSGTWSLVGVELNGPVLTEASRTANFTNERGVDGTTRYLRNVGGLWLLSECQRSWTGQGFSQSLPALLEAAAALPPGGPQINVDDPVFTAPDNMPERIRAAARRNGDVLADRPAAVVRCITDSLAAGYARTVADAERLTGRTTSVVHIVGGGSQNRLLCQLTADATGKPVIAGPVEATAQGNVLVQARAAGVVSGGLAELRALVSAGTELVRYEPASLRDPV, encoded by the coding sequence ATGCTTGGTCGCGTCTCGCCCTCCACCGGCGTTTTCCTTGAGACAATCCACCGCTTTCCCAACGGAGTCATCGAGCTCGACGGCGGACTCCACTGGGACTTCGACGCCCTCTTCGCTGAGGTGCTCGAGGGCCTGGCGGCCGCAAGTGCCGTTGCCGCTGCCCGCGGGGAGCGGATCGCAAGCATTGGCATCGATACGTGGGCAGTGGACTACGGGCTGGTGGATTCCGCAGGCAAGCTCGTCTCCGTGCCGTACAGCTACCGGGACGAGCGCAGCCATTCGGCTTTGGCTCGCGTGCATTCGCTCATCCCGCCGGAGAAACTCTACGCGACCACGGGATTGCAGTTCCTGCAGTTCAACACGATCTACCAGTTGGCTGCCGAGGGCTCTCTCGAAGGCCTACAGGCTCTGCTCATTCCGGATTTGATCGCCTTCCTGCTGACCGGCGAGCGCCGGACCGAGGCCACCAACGCGTCAACTACCGGACTGTTGGACGCCGTTACCGGTGAGTGGGCCACGGAATTCATGGCTGCACTTGCCCTGCCACGGGATGTCTTCCCGCCACTGATCCAGCCCGGGGAATCCGTAGGTGCGCTCCTGTCTGTGATCGTGGAGCGTACAGGGCTTCCCGCGGACACCGAAGTGGTTGCCGTCGGTTCGCACGACACAGCATCTGCCGTCGCTGCTGTTCCTGCGTCTGCACAGGACTTTGCCTACATCTCCTCGGGAACCTGGTCGCTGGTGGGCGTGGAATTGAATGGCCCTGTACTTACCGAAGCCAGCCGCACAGCCAACTTCACCAACGAACGCGGCGTAGACGGGACAACCCGGTACCTGCGAAACGTCGGCGGCCTCTGGCTCCTGAGCGAATGCCAACGTTCGTGGACCGGGCAAGGTTTCAGCCAATCACTGCCCGCCCTGCTTGAGGCCGCCGCAGCACTCCCGCCAGGCGGTCCGCAGATCAACGTCGACGATCCTGTTTTCACAGCCCCGGACAACATGCCCGAACGCATCCGCGCAGCCGCGCGGCGCAACGGTGACGTGCTCGCAGACCGGCCTGCCGCCGTCGTTCGGTGCATCACGGACAGCCTCGCGGCAGGTTACGCGCGGACCGTGGCCGACGCCGAACGACTCACCGGCCGCACGACGTCGGTGGTGCACATTGTGGGCGGCGGCTCGCAGAACCGGCTCCTGTGCCAGCTCACTGCGGATGCCACCGGCAAGCCCGTGATCGCGGGACCCGTTGAGGCGACCGCGCAGGGCAACGTCCTGGTGCAGGCGCGGGCGGCGGGCGTGGTGAGCGGCGGCTTGGCTGAGCTTCGGGCTCTCGTCAGCGCAGGGACGGAATTGGTGCGGTACGAACCGGCGAGCCTTCGCGACCCAGTTTGA
- a CDS encoding LLM class flavin-dependent oxidoreductase: MTVPLSILDLATIGKGQTVAESLAGSVAMAQKAEELGYRRVWYAEHHNMSAIASSATSVLIAHVAAHTKTIRLGAGGVMLPNHSPLTIAEQFGTLETLHPGRIDLGLGRAPGSDQNTMRALRRDHTSSDRFPQDVLELQGYLTGPTRIQGVEATPGKGTNVPLYILGSSLFGAQLAAQLGLPYAFASHFAPAALQDAVAIYRREFKPSEQLSEPHVIAGVNVTAADSNAEAQAIHLAVKRARVSLFFGGGREFTDDEADMVLDSPQGQHIAQMMKFSAVGTKDVVRDYLDEFAAFSDADELIVAHQSVGTEERLRSVELLADVAGLVPA, translated from the coding sequence GTGACTGTTCCTCTTTCCATCCTCGACCTGGCAACCATCGGGAAGGGCCAGACGGTGGCGGAAAGCCTCGCGGGCAGTGTGGCTATGGCGCAGAAGGCTGAAGAACTGGGCTACCGCCGGGTTTGGTACGCCGAGCACCACAACATGTCCGCCATCGCGTCCTCGGCCACGAGCGTGCTGATCGCCCACGTGGCCGCGCATACCAAGACCATCCGCCTCGGTGCCGGCGGCGTCATGCTGCCCAACCATTCGCCGCTTACCATCGCGGAGCAGTTCGGCACCCTGGAAACGCTGCACCCGGGCCGGATCGACCTCGGTCTGGGACGTGCCCCGGGCAGTGACCAAAACACCATGCGTGCCCTGCGCCGCGACCACACGTCTTCGGACAGGTTCCCGCAGGACGTCCTGGAACTGCAGGGCTACCTCACGGGCCCCACCCGCATCCAGGGTGTTGAAGCGACGCCGGGCAAGGGCACCAACGTACCGCTCTACATTCTTGGGTCTTCGCTGTTCGGTGCGCAGTTGGCCGCCCAGTTGGGCCTGCCATATGCGTTCGCTTCACACTTTGCCCCTGCTGCGCTCCAGGACGCCGTGGCCATTTACCGCCGCGAGTTCAAGCCCTCGGAACAGCTGTCCGAACCGCACGTGATCGCAGGCGTAAACGTCACCGCGGCTGACAGCAACGCCGAGGCCCAGGCCATCCACTTGGCGGTCAAGCGCGCACGTGTCTCGCTGTTCTTCGGCGGCGGCCGCGAGTTCACCGACGACGAAGCAGACATGGTGCTCGATTCCCCGCAGGGCCAGCACATCGCCCAGATGATGAAGTTCTCCGCCGTCGGCACCAAGGACGTGGTCCGCGACTACCTTGATGAATTCGCCGCGTTCTCCGACGCCGACGAATTGATCGTGGCACACCAGAGCGTCGGCACGGAGGAGCGGTTGCGGTCCGTTGAGCTGCTGGCCGACGTCGCCGGACTCGTGCCGGCATAG
- a CDS encoding AEC family transporter, translating to MLKGFFVVGVVLLVGYILGKTNALGPQGSKVLSTLTFMVGLPSLMFSTIASRHISDILSPTGLISVVTASAMMLVFAVCGAVFRWGVRRTTIGALATGIVNSTNLGVPLSLYILGSTTYVVPIMLFQLALVTPIALTILDLTNPTATKVSVWRILATPFRNPVTVAAILGVLVSALGLELPDWTLDPLKLVAQLAVPLMLIIFGMSLHGLSAGQGTGDRAPTTLAVVLKSVIQPALAWVLAVFVFRLDSFSTFVVTACAILPTGQNVVLYALRYGVGQKIAQSTAVVTSMLAVPLLLGAAWVMG from the coding sequence GTGCTGAAGGGCTTCTTTGTAGTCGGCGTGGTCCTGCTGGTGGGCTACATTCTGGGCAAGACAAATGCCCTGGGGCCGCAGGGGAGCAAAGTGCTTTCGACCCTGACCTTCATGGTGGGCCTGCCAAGCCTGATGTTCTCCACCATTGCGTCCCGTCACATCTCCGACATCCTGAGTCCAACCGGCCTGATCTCTGTGGTTACTGCTTCTGCCATGATGTTGGTCTTCGCCGTTTGCGGTGCCGTTTTTCGTTGGGGAGTCAGGCGGACCACCATCGGCGCTCTGGCCACCGGGATTGTGAATTCCACCAACTTGGGCGTTCCCTTGTCCCTCTACATCCTGGGCAGCACCACCTACGTTGTTCCCATCATGCTCTTCCAGCTGGCCTTGGTGACACCGATCGCGCTCACCATCCTGGACCTGACCAACCCCACCGCCACGAAAGTATCCGTGTGGCGGATCCTTGCCACGCCCTTCCGTAATCCTGTGACGGTTGCCGCCATCCTCGGCGTGCTGGTGAGCGCCCTCGGACTGGAATTGCCGGACTGGACCCTCGACCCCTTGAAGCTTGTGGCGCAACTCGCGGTGCCGCTCATGCTGATCATCTTCGGCATGTCACTGCATGGGCTGTCTGCCGGTCAGGGGACAGGGGACCGCGCCCCCACTACCCTGGCCGTCGTTCTGAAGTCCGTGATCCAACCAGCCCTGGCCTGGGTGCTGGCGGTGTTTGTGTTCCGGCTGGATTCCTTCAGTACGTTCGTGGTTACAGCCTGCGCGATCCTGCCTACCGGCCAGAATGTGGTGCTCTATGCGCTCAGGTACGGGGTGGGACAGAAAATCGCGCAGTCCACCGCCGTGGTCACGTCCATGTTGGCGGTGCCGCTGCTGCTTGGTGCGGCGTGGGTGATGGGGTGA
- a CDS encoding bifunctional aldolase/short-chain dehydrogenase, with protein MSNKTVEDLITRSNRLGADKRNTNFAGGNTSAKGTEKDPVTGQDVELLWVKGSGGDLGTLKAENLAVLRLDRLQALKSVYPGVEREDEMVAAFDYCLHGKGGAAPSIDTAMHGLVDAAHVDHLHPDSGIAIATAVDGEALTSKIFGDKVVWVPWRRPGFQLGLDIAAIKEANPQAIGTILGGHGITAWGATSEEAEANSLWIIDTAEKYIAANGKEQPFGPALSGYGALPEAERRAKAAALAPVIRGLASTDKPQLGHFSDDAVVLEFLAATEHPRLGALGTSCPDHFLRTKVKPLILDLPADASIEDSVARLKELHAEYRQEYQAYYDRHADADSPSLRGADPAIVLVPGVGMFSFGKDKQTARVAGEFYINAINVMRGAEAISSYAPIEESEKFRIEYWALEEAKLARMPKPKSHATRIALVTGAASGIGKAIATRLASDGACVVIADLNLENAQAVAAELGGSDVAIGVQADVTDEAQIAAAIQEAVLAFGGLDLVVNNAGLSISKPLLETSGKDWDLQHNVMAKGSFLVSKAAAKVMIDQGLGGDIIYISSKNSVFAGPNNIAYSATKADQAHQVRLLAAELGDHGIRVNGINPDGVVRGSGIFAGGWGAKRAAVYGVDEQELGKYYAQRTLLKREVLPEHVANAAAVLTSNELSHTTGLHIPVDAGVAAAFLR; from the coding sequence ATGAGCAACAAGACTGTTGAAGACCTGATTACCCGTTCCAACCGCCTCGGCGCGGACAAGCGGAACACCAACTTCGCCGGCGGCAACACTTCCGCGAAGGGCACCGAAAAAGACCCGGTCACCGGCCAGGACGTCGAGCTCCTCTGGGTCAAGGGATCCGGCGGCGACCTCGGCACCCTGAAGGCCGAAAACCTCGCAGTACTCCGGCTCGACCGGCTCCAGGCGCTCAAGTCCGTTTACCCCGGCGTCGAACGTGAAGACGAAATGGTGGCCGCGTTCGATTACTGCCTGCACGGCAAGGGCGGCGCAGCGCCGTCAATCGACACCGCCATGCACGGACTCGTGGACGCCGCGCACGTGGACCACCTGCACCCGGACTCGGGCATCGCGATCGCGACGGCGGTGGACGGCGAAGCGCTCACGTCCAAGATTTTCGGTGACAAGGTGGTGTGGGTTCCGTGGCGTCGTCCCGGTTTCCAGCTCGGCTTGGACATCGCCGCGATCAAGGAAGCCAACCCGCAGGCCATCGGCACCATCCTGGGCGGGCACGGCATCACGGCGTGGGGTGCCACGAGCGAGGAGGCCGAGGCCAACTCCCTCTGGATCATCGACACCGCCGAGAAGTACATCGCCGCGAACGGGAAGGAACAGCCCTTCGGCCCTGCCCTGTCGGGCTACGGCGCACTCCCCGAGGCGGAGCGCCGCGCCAAAGCCGCCGCCCTCGCTCCGGTGATCCGCGGCCTGGCCTCCACGGACAAACCGCAGCTGGGGCACTTCAGCGATGACGCCGTCGTGCTTGAATTCCTGGCCGCGACCGAGCACCCGCGGCTCGGTGCGCTGGGCACGTCCTGCCCGGACCACTTCCTGCGTACCAAGGTCAAACCCCTCATCCTCGACCTGCCCGCGGACGCGTCGATTGAAGACTCCGTGGCCCGGTTGAAGGAACTCCACGCCGAGTACCGGCAGGAATACCAGGCCTACTACGACCGCCACGCGGACGCAGATTCACCTTCCCTGCGCGGCGCGGACCCGGCCATCGTGCTGGTCCCCGGCGTGGGCATGTTCTCCTTCGGCAAGGACAAGCAGACCGCACGGGTGGCCGGGGAGTTCTACATCAACGCGATCAACGTGATGCGCGGCGCCGAGGCGATCTCCAGCTACGCCCCGATCGAGGAATCCGAGAAGTTCCGCATCGAGTACTGGGCCCTGGAAGAGGCCAAGCTCGCCCGCATGCCCAAGCCCAAGTCCCACGCGACCCGCATCGCGCTGGTGACCGGGGCGGCGTCGGGCATCGGCAAGGCAATCGCCACCCGGCTGGCGTCCGACGGCGCGTGCGTGGTGATTGCCGACCTGAACCTTGAGAACGCCCAAGCCGTCGCCGCGGAACTGGGCGGCTCCGACGTCGCCATCGGCGTCCAGGCCGACGTGACCGACGAAGCCCAGATCGCCGCCGCGATCCAGGAGGCCGTGCTCGCGTTCGGTGGCCTGGACCTGGTGGTCAACAACGCCGGTCTGTCCATCTCCAAGCCGCTGCTGGAAACCTCCGGGAAAGACTGGGATCTGCAGCACAACGTCATGGCCAAGGGCTCGTTCCTGGTGTCCAAGGCAGCTGCGAAGGTGATGATTGATCAGGGCCTGGGCGGAGACATCATCTACATCTCCTCCAAGAATTCCGTGTTCGCCGGTCCGAACAACATCGCCTACTCCGCCACGAAAGCCGACCAGGCCCACCAGGTCCGGCTGCTCGCGGCGGAACTGGGCGATCATGGCATCCGCGTGAACGGCATCAACCCCGACGGCGTCGTCCGCGGCTCCGGCATCTTCGCCGGCGGCTGGGGCGCAAAGCGAGCAGCCGTGTACGGCGTGGACGAGCAGGAACTGGGCAAGTACTACGCCCAGCGCACGCTCCTCAAACGCGAAGTCCTCCCCGAACACGTAGCCAACGCCGCAGCCGTGCTCACCAGCAACGAACTCTCCCACACCACCGGCCTGCACATCCCCGTGGACGCCGGCGTCGCGGCAGCGTTCCTGCGGTGA
- a CDS encoding ABC transporter substrate-binding protein, with amino-acid sequence MARITAASGVTAALAAAALLGLAACSDPGATAAASAPASNASTSATKQFNLTPQQDRIKVSVDPAAAALVPAAIKADGKLTVVTTGGTPPLSTFATDNKTLIGSEVDIAYAVGESLGLQVEVLPVAWADWPLGVESGKYEAVLSNVTVTEARKEKFDFATYRNDLLGFYARADSDISTVKEPKDVAGKRIIVGSGTNQEAILVRWDEENKKNGLKPVEFQYYDDDSASQLALQSGRADLTFGPNASAAYKAAKDGKTKQVGTLEGGWPLKAEIAFTTQKGNGLAVAAQAALNTLIKDGNYGKILDRWGLSSEAIPASELNPPGLPKK; translated from the coding sequence ATGGCACGAATTACAGCCGCTTCCGGCGTCACTGCGGCGCTCGCCGCCGCCGCCCTGCTGGGGCTGGCGGCATGCTCGGATCCGGGAGCAACGGCAGCCGCGTCAGCCCCGGCGTCGAACGCTTCAACCAGCGCAACCAAGCAGTTCAACCTCACCCCGCAGCAGGACCGCATCAAGGTCTCGGTGGACCCGGCGGCAGCCGCCCTGGTTCCCGCCGCCATCAAGGCCGACGGCAAACTGACCGTGGTGACCACGGGAGGAACTCCCCCGCTGAGCACTTTCGCCACTGATAACAAGACCCTGATCGGCAGCGAAGTGGACATTGCCTACGCCGTCGGCGAGAGCCTGGGGCTGCAGGTGGAAGTACTGCCGGTTGCTTGGGCCGACTGGCCGCTGGGCGTAGAGTCCGGCAAGTACGAAGCCGTCCTCTCCAACGTCACCGTGACTGAGGCACGCAAGGAGAAGTTCGACTTCGCCACCTACCGCAACGACCTCCTGGGCTTCTACGCCAGGGCCGATTCGGACATCTCCACGGTGAAGGAACCCAAGGACGTGGCCGGCAAGCGCATCATCGTCGGTTCGGGCACCAACCAGGAAGCCATCCTGGTGCGCTGGGACGAGGAGAACAAGAAAAACGGCTTGAAGCCGGTCGAGTTCCAGTATTACGACGACGACTCCGCCTCCCAGCTCGCCCTGCAGTCCGGACGCGCGGACCTGACGTTCGGGCCCAACGCTTCCGCCGCCTACAAGGCCGCGAAGGACGGCAAGACCAAGCAGGTAGGCACCCTTGAGGGTGGCTGGCCGCTGAAGGCGGAAATCGCGTTCACTACCCAGAAGGGCAACGGCTTGGCTGTCGCAGCCCAGGCCGCCCTCAACACCCTCATCAAGGACGGCAACTACGGCAAGATCCTGGACCGCTGGGGACTGTCGTCCGAGGCCATCCCCGCATCAGAGCTGAACCCGCCGGGCCTGCCCAAGAAGTAG
- a CDS encoding AEC family transporter yields the protein MIGVLSGFFVVWAIILVGMFVGRRGILGDNARSVLSSLTFFVASPALLFETLSKAKLHDVFAAPLLVTAVGAVMTGLLFFLLVKFWLKRSMPEALMSSMSASLANSANLGIPIAVFVLGDASYVAPLLIFQLAFFTPMYLMALDASTSSHRTTPLRFVLMIVKNPMIVGSALGLLVAGTGFQLPTLILEPIHLIGGAAIPAMLMAFGMSLNGSRPLQKSSGRRLDTLLASGFKLVVHPLVAYLFARFALGMDGHALFAAVVTAALPTAQNVFVAANRYQAGITVAKDTVLITTIVAVPAMIAVALLLT from the coding sequence ATGATCGGCGTCCTGTCCGGGTTCTTCGTGGTGTGGGCCATCATCCTTGTGGGCATGTTCGTGGGCCGGCGCGGCATCCTGGGCGACAACGCCAGGTCGGTGCTGAGCTCCCTGACCTTCTTCGTGGCCAGCCCGGCGTTGCTGTTCGAGACCCTGAGCAAAGCGAAGCTTCACGACGTCTTCGCTGCACCCCTCCTGGTCACAGCCGTGGGCGCCGTGATGACAGGGCTCCTCTTCTTCCTGCTGGTGAAGTTCTGGCTCAAACGCTCCATGCCCGAAGCCCTCATGTCCTCCATGAGTGCGTCCCTGGCAAACTCTGCCAACCTCGGCATTCCGATTGCCGTGTTTGTCCTCGGCGATGCCAGCTACGTTGCTCCGCTGCTGATCTTCCAGTTGGCGTTCTTTACCCCGATGTACCTCATGGCCCTGGATGCCAGCACCAGTTCGCACCGCACCACTCCCCTGCGCTTCGTACTGATGATCGTCAAGAACCCGATGATTGTGGGCTCAGCCCTGGGGCTCTTGGTCGCAGGTACCGGTTTCCAGTTGCCAACGCTCATCCTGGAGCCGATCCACCTCATTGGCGGGGCCGCGATTCCTGCGATGCTGATGGCGTTCGGCATGAGCCTGAACGGTTCACGGCCCTTGCAAAAGTCCTCCGGACGCCGGCTCGACACCCTGCTGGCCAGCGGCTTCAAACTCGTGGTGCATCCGTTGGTCGCGTACCTTTTCGCCAGGTTTGCCTTGGGAATGGACGGGCACGCACTGTTCGCCGCGGTAGTCACCGCAGCCCTGCCCACGGCCCAGAACGTGTTCGTCGCGGCCAACCGCTACCAAGCGGGAATCACCGTGGCCAAGGACACCGTGCTGATCACGACGATCGTGGCCGTCCCGGCAATGATCGCCGTGGCGTTGCTGCTCACCTGA